The following proteins come from a genomic window of Longimicrobiaceae bacterium:
- a CDS encoding MBL fold metallo-hydrolase, which yields MTEKRRLAVDLANVFDREGEDAQQIATLAWGDIVQFEESTERGVLVTFDGKSAFIKGKAAKLFEKDGEADRVLRVDFVDVQQGDGAVVETPEGRTMLIDGGELQLFARYLAARFRGTTAEHPKEIDCIVVTHGDADHFAGLTEIHAAERNERAPLFIHPKRVYHNGLVKRPGKLDGKELQDEEMLGATERLEDGTLVITGLVNDPREVPAKERNKFFKPWCRALDGWETRGGMELRRLDFGSNGRELFSFLDEGVQDGPRSEVEILGPIPVDVDGEPALKFLGAPTRRVGRNPGEPKFKGYSAGHTINGHSVILRLRYGNVRLLFAGDLNEEAEEMLTTEHPDSLRAEVLKVPHHGSADYSADFLRAVAPVVSVVSSGDESERVEHIHPRATLVAALGRHSREEVDEPVVLITELAAFFKYEGKATLPAKTGRRAKEIPAAFSRTAFGIVKVRTNGERLLVYTYSGASDMKEAYAFNVDAEGNVTATAIRK from the coding sequence GTGACTGAAAAGCGTCGCTTGGCGGTGGACTTGGCGAACGTGTTCGACCGCGAAGGGGAGGACGCGCAGCAGATCGCCACCCTCGCCTGGGGCGACATCGTACAGTTCGAGGAGTCCACGGAAAGGGGAGTGCTAGTAACGTTCGACGGGAAATCCGCCTTCATCAAGGGGAAAGCGGCGAAGCTGTTCGAGAAAGACGGTGAGGCCGACCGCGTCCTGCGCGTCGACTTCGTGGACGTCCAGCAGGGCGACGGCGCAGTAGTCGAGACGCCGGAAGGACGCACGATGCTGATCGACGGTGGCGAGTTGCAGCTCTTCGCGCGCTACCTAGCTGCACGCTTTCGCGGCACCACCGCTGAGCATCCGAAGGAGATCGACTGCATCGTAGTCACCCACGGCGACGCCGACCACTTCGCGGGGCTCACCGAAATTCACGCCGCCGAACGGAACGAGCGGGCGCCGCTGTTCATCCACCCGAAGCGGGTGTACCACAATGGCCTCGTAAAACGACCCGGTAAGCTCGACGGGAAGGAGCTCCAGGATGAGGAGATGCTGGGCGCCACTGAGCGGCTCGAGGACGGGACGCTGGTGATCACCGGTCTAGTCAACGATCCACGCGAGGTCCCCGCGAAGGAGCGGAACAAATTCTTCAAGCCGTGGTGCCGGGCTCTGGACGGCTGGGAGACGCGCGGCGGGATGGAACTCCGGCGGCTGGACTTCGGGAGCAACGGCAGGGAGCTCTTCTCGTTCTTGGACGAGGGGGTCCAGGACGGCCCCCGCTCCGAGGTGGAGATCCTGGGCCCGATTCCGGTGGACGTAGATGGGGAGCCTGCTCTCAAGTTCCTCGGCGCGCCTACCCGCAGGGTCGGCCGCAACCCGGGCGAGCCGAAGTTCAAAGGATACTCGGCCGGACACACCATCAATGGCCACTCGGTGATCTTGCGGTTGAGGTACGGCAACGTCCGCTTGCTATTCGCTGGTGATCTGAACGAGGAAGCGGAGGAGATGCTCACCACTGAGCACCCCGACTCGCTCCGGGCGGAGGTGCTGAAGGTGCCGCACCATGGGTCGGCGGACTACTCTGCGGACTTCCTCCGTGCGGTCGCGCCGGTCGTTTCCGTGGTATCGTCGGGCGACGAGAGCGAGCGTGTGGAGCACATCCACCCCCGCGCCACACTGGTCGCCGCTCTGGGGCGGCACTCGCGCGAGGAGGTCGATGAACCAGTTGTGCTCATCACCGAGCTGGCCGCCTTCTTCAAGTACGAGGGCAAGGCCACCCTACCCGCCAAGACCGGCCGGCGAGCCAAGGAGATCCCCGCGGCGTTCTCGCGCACGGCGTTCGGGATCGTGAAGGTGCGCACCAATGGGGAGCGGCTCCTGGTATACACCTACTCGGGCGCATCTGACATGAAGGAAGCGTATGCCTTCAACGTCGACGCGGAGGGGAACGTTACCGCTACAGCGATCCGGAAGTAA